Part of the Meiothermus sp. QL-1 genome is shown below.
TCACCGAGGAACTACCAGAACATCACGGCTTTTTTCCTGCGGCACCTGCGTTGAAACCGTCTCTAATCTGCAGGCCGTAGCATTGAGGGGATGCCGGGGTCGAGCCAAACCACCGAGCCAGAGCGCTTTCCCTGGGTGGAGGTGTTTCGGGGGCTGGCCATCCTCGAGGTCCTGCTCCACCACCTCTCGGGCCGGTTTTTGCGGATGCTGGAGGTGGGCAGCCCGGAGTGGTGGCTGCTGGCGACCCTGAACCGCCTGCTGCACTTTGCCGTTCCGGCCTTCCTCTTCCTGACCACGGTGGTGCTAGGGGCAGCGCTCATACGGGGTTTTCGCCCTTTGCGCTATGCCCAGAACCGCCTTTTACGGGTGGTCTGGCCCTATCTTTTGTGGAGCGGCGTCTATTTGCTCTGGCGCTACCACGAGTTTCCCCAGTGGTTTGATCCCTCGCGCATCCCCCACCAGCTCCTTTGGGGCAAGGCCTACTTCCACCTCTACTTCCTGCTGCTGGCAATCCAGCTCACCCTGCTTTTGCCCCTTCTCCTGCCCTTGCTGCGGCTCCGTCCCCCCCTGTTTTTGGTGCTGCTGCTGGGCGGGTTGCTTACTGTAGGGGTCTACTTCTTCAACCGCGAGGTGTACCGTTTTCCCTACCCCGCCAGCGTGATCCTCTGGTACCTGCCGGCGATCGCTTTGGGGGTTGGGCTGGCCGGGCACCTCGACCGGCTGGAGCAAATCGTCCGGAAGCGGGCCTGGGCGCTGGGGGCGGTGGCGCTGGGGCTGGTTTTTTACCTGCCCAATGCCCTCGAGGCCCGCCTAGGTCTGCCCGTGAACACCATGGCCTACCAGTTTGGGCACTGGCTCTACACCACAGGCATGGCCTTCCTGCTTTTGGTGCTGGCGGTAAGGCTGAGCCAGAGCCGGCTGGCCCCGGTTCTGCGGGGGCTGGGCCGCTACTCGTTGCAGATATACCTGCTGCACCCTCTGGTGATGCGCGTGCTGGAGCGCATGCCCGATTTTCCTGAGCCGTTGGGGTTTGCCCCGGCCTTTGCCATCTATGCGCTGATGGCCCTGGGGCTTCCATTGCTCTTGGCCTGGCTGGTGCGCTGGGCGCAGATCTCGAGGTGGGTGTTTGGTCGCTAGGCCCCGCTGGATTTTGCTCGTTTTGCTGGGACTTCTGGGCTGCGAGCGGGAGGAGCGGCTCGAGCTCAGAGCGGTGGCGGCTGGCCCGGTGCTCGTCTACCAGGGATGGCTGCTGCGGGATGTGCACATATTCGTGGAACTCTGTCGCCCGGAGGGTCCGGGGCCCTTTCCCACAGTTCTGCTGTTGCACGGGGGGCAGTGGGGGCCCACCGAGAGCCTGCGCCAGCTCTGTCGGGCCTGGGCCGGAGCAGGCTATCTGGTGGCCTTGCCCCACCTAAGGGGGCAGGGGCAGAGCCAGGGTAGGGTCACCCTCTGCGCCGAGGAGGCCGCCGACCTGCCCCCCTTGTTCCGCCTCTTGCAGGCCCACAAAGCGGGGCCTAAGGCGGCGCTGGTGGGGTTTTCGATGGGGGCCTGCGTGGCCCTCCGGGCCGCCCAGAAAGCGCCCTGGGTAGCAGGGGTGGTCCACGGGCTAGGGCCCACCGACCTGGCCGAGCAGCTCGAGCTTTTGCGGGCAGCCGGGCGGCTCGAGGCGGTAGCACGGCGCGAGGCCCTCATAGGTGGCTCCCCCCAGTCATGCCCTCGCTGCTACGCCGAGCGGGACCCCCTTCGCTTTGCTTGGAACCTGGAAGCACCGCTGCTGATCCTGCAGGCAGGCAATGACCCTCTGGTGCCGGTGGCCCAGGGCTGCCGTTTGGCCGCCGAGCGGGAGCGGATGGGGCGCAGGGTCTACCGGGTGGCCCTTACCCAGGAGGGGGAGCCCTGGACCAAGCCCCTGGCCGGCCGCCGGGCCTGCGCCGGCCCTCTTACCGGTTTTGGCCCCTTTGAACAGGACCACCTGGTGCTCTATCCCGACCTCGGGCACAAGACCACCCCGGCCATGTTGCGCCTGGTGGAACAGGTTCTGGCAGCCTGGCTTCGGTAAAATCACACAGTGCTGCTGCCCTTTCTAGCCTTTGCTGGTAGTTTGGGCCTTCTGCTTCTCTCCGCCCGGCTGCTCACCGCGTCGGCCCGCCGCATTGGGCGGGCGGTGGGCCTTTCCCCCTTTATGGTGGGGGTGGTGATCGTGGGGGTGGGCACCTCCCTGCCCGAGCTCATCACGGGGCTGCTTTCGGTGCGGGAGGGGGTCTCGGAGGTCCTGAGCGGCAACGTGCTGGGGGCCAACGTCTCCAACCTGCTTTTGGTGCTGGGGGTGAGCGCGGTTTTCTCGCGGGTGCGCCCTGTTCACCTGAACGGGGGCTACATCGCCATAGACCTGCACTTTTTGGTGGGCTCAGCCTTTGCGCTTTGGGTGGTAACGCAGGATGGGCAGGTAGGGCGGGGCGAGGGGATGGTCTTGCTGGCGCTTTATGCCGTCTACCTGTTCTATTTGCTGCGCGAGGGGAAGCAGCACGAAGAGGCGGGTCGCTTGCCACTGGCCCTGCGTGAATTCGTCCTTTTGCTTTTGGCTGCGCTCGGGACCTACCTGGGTGCTGAGGGAACCTTGGCCAACTTGCAGGCCCTGGCCGCGGGGTTTGGCGTTCCAAACGCCGTGGTGGCGGTGACCCTGCTGGCCCTGGGCACCACCCTGCCCGAGCTGGTGGTGGGGTTCATGGCAGCCCGGCAGGGCCAGGCTGCCTTGGCGGTGGGCAACATCCTGGGTTCGTGCGTTTTCAACGCGTTGATGGTAATGGGAGCGGGAGCGGTTTACGGCGGGGTGGCGGTGCCTCCAGAGCTCGCCGGATTTGCTCTGCCCTTTGCGCTAGGCGCTGCCTTTTTGTTTTACCTGCTGGTCCAGGACCAGCGCATCTCGAGCTGGGAGGGGGGGTTATTCTTGCTGCTTTATGCCCTCTTCGTTCTCAAGGTGAGCGGCCTGGCCTAGAGGTTGGCTTCCTTTGGGCTGGCATGGTACGATGGAGTCCCGTGAAAGTTGAGCCGCTCTAAGCGGTTTTCTGCGCTTTGGCCCCGGGTTTTTGGGGCGAAGAGGGGGCTTTTGTGAAGTACATCTTTGTGACCGGTGGGGTGGTGAGCAGCCTGGGCAAGGGGATTCTGACCTCGAGCCTCGGGGCCATCCTGCGGGGGCGCGGCTACCGCGTTACCGCCATCAAAATCGACCCTTACGTAAACGTGGATGCGGGGACCATGCGCCCGTATGAGCACGGGGAGGTCTTCGTTACTGGCGATGGGGCCGAGACCGACCTGGATATCGGCCACTACGAGCGCTTTTTGGACGTCGACCTCTCGCGGGCCAACAACCTGACCACCGGCCAGGTCTATCTCTCGGTGATCCAGAAGGAGCGCCGGGGCGAGTACCTCTCCCAGACCGTGCAGGTAATCCCCCATATCACCGACGAGATCAAGGAGCGCATCCGCCGCACCGCTTTGGAGCAGAACGCGGAGATCGTGGTGGTGGAGGTGGGGGGTACCGTGGGGGACATCGAGAGCCTGCCCTTCCTGGAGGCCATCCGTCAGTTCCAGTTCGACGAGGCCGACCAGGACCTCATGTACATCCACCTCACCCTGGTGCCCTACTTTCCCGGCTCGGACGAGTTCAAGACCAAGCCCACCCAGCACTCGGTCTCCACCCTGCGCGGGGTGGGCATCCAGCCCGATGTGCTGGTTTTGCGCTCGGAAAAGCGGGTACCGGAGGAGGTGCGCAAGAAGGTGGCCCTTTTCACCAATGTCCACGCCGAGGCCGTCTTCAGCAGCCCCACCGTGGAGTACCTCTACGAGGTGCCCTTGGTGCTGGAGGAGCAGGGCTTGGGCCGGGTGGTGGAGAAAAGGCTCGGCCTCACCCCCATCCCCCCCAACCTGAGTTTCTGGCAGCAGGCGGTGCGCAAGCTAAAGCAGCCAGCCCACGAGGTGACGGTGGGCTTCGTGGGCAAGTACGTCAAGATGCCAGACGCCTACCTGAGCATTCTAGAGGCCTTCCGGCATGCCGGCATTGCCCACGATGCGCGGGTAAACGTGCGCTGGGTGAATGCGGAGGAGATTACCGACCTGGAGCGGGCGGCCGAGCTTTTGGAAGGTGTGGACGGGATTCTGGTGGGGCCGGGCTTTGGCATCCGGGGGATAGAGGGTAAGATTCTGGCTGCCCGCTACGCCCGGGAGCAGCGCATTCCCTACTTCGGCATCTGCCTGGGCTTGCAAATTGCGGTCATCGAGTACGCGAGGAACGTCCTGGGCCTGGAAGGGGCCCACAGCACCGAGTTCGACCCCTACACCCCCCACCCGGTCATCGACCTGATGCCTGAGCAGCTCGAGGCCCCCGGCCTCGGGGGCACCATGCGGCTTGGCAACTGGCCCATGCGCATCTACCCGGGTACTCTGCTCCACCGGCTTTACGGCAAGGAGCTGGTGCAGGAGCGCCACCGCCACCGCTACGAGGTGAACCCGGCCTACGTGGAGCGCCTGGTGGCGGGGGGGCTCGTTGTCTCGGCGGTTACCCCCGGGGTGGCGGGCCGGGGGGAGGGGCTGGTGGAGGCCATTGAGCTTCCCGGCCACCCCTTCTTCATAGGGCTGCAGTCCCACCCCGAACTAAAAAGCCGCCCCATGCGGGCCTCCCCGCCCTTCAGCGGCTTCATTGCGGCGGCTTTGGAGCGAAAAGCGCAGGCCCTGTTCCACTCAAAGACGGCCTAGGCGGCTTCTTTGGAAAGCTGCTCCAGCCCCTTGATGTTCTCCAGCACCAGCTTGCCGTAGCCGGAGCGGATGTAGCCCTCGCGGCTCAGCTCGCCGATGACCTTGGTCACCGTCTCGCGCACCGAGCCCACCGCCGAGGCGATCTCGTCGTGGGTGGCGCGCACCCCTACCCGGCCGTTTTTCTCCACGAAGGCCACCGGGGTGCGGGAGAGTTCCAGCAATGCAGCGGCAATCCGGTTCTTGAGCCGCTGGCCGGAGATGCGCTGGATGGTCTGGTAGGTCTGGCCCAGAGCCTTTACCAGCCCCTGTAGCAGGCTGTTGAGCTCCTGCGGGGCGAGCTGGCCGGGGGCCAGGGCGTCTACCTTGGTCTCGGTCACCGCCTCGGCAAAATAGGCTCGCTCGGTGCCGGAAAGCACCTCCTCGCCAAAGTACTCCCCAGGGCGCACAAAGCGCAGGGTCAGGGCGTTGCCCTCGTCGTCCACGCTTTGGAGCCGCACCAGCCCCTCCCGCACCCGGTAGAGGGCGTCCTTGGGGCTGGGCTGCCCTGGGTAGAGAATGATCTCGCCAGGGTCAAAGGTCAGGGTATCCAAGACGCCGCTTTGCATAGCGCACTCCTCGACCTGAGGATAGCAGGCTTCCCGTATTTTGTAAACATTTGTGTTGATTTATTACCACCAGCCCCGCCGCTTCATCCAAAGGGCCAGGCTACCGCCGATTAGGACCAGCCCTCCCCAGAAGTAGAGGCGCCCATAGGGCCACTGGTACTCGCTGAAGGCCTCGAAGTTGGTGCCGTAGATGCCAGCCCATAGGGTCATGGGCAGGAAGAGCACCGAGATGACGGTAAGGGCCTGCACCACCCGGTTGAGCCGGTTGCCCTGGGCCGATAGGTGGACCTCCAGCACGTTGGAAAGCTCGTCGCGGGCTGCGTCCAGCCCTTCATAAACCCGGCCCATGCGGTCGGTGAGGTCGCGAAAGAGATAGGCCTCGCTCCCCAGAAGGGGCAGCCGCTCCAGGTGCAAAAGGGCCTCCCGGGCCTGTGAGGCCAGCCGCCGCACCCGGAGCACCTCCCGTCGGGCGGCGAAGATGCGGCGGGGCACCTCGGGGTTTTCCTGCCCGTCCAGCCCCAGCTCCTCCAGGTCCTCCACCCGGTCGGTGAGGGCGTCGGTATAGGCGAAGAAGGTCTGCACCCCCTGGTCGAGCAGGCGCTGCCAGAGCCGCAGGGCGGTTCCCCCGCGGAAGTTCTGCCAGATTTCCTCCAAATAGGTCACCGGCTCGTTGCGGTAGGTGAGCAGCACCTGGGCCTCGGGGAAGTAGAAGTAGGAGACCCGTTCGGTGCGGCTTTTGGAATTCTGGGGGGTTTCGAGGGTGCGAAGGATGAGGAAGAGGTGCGCAGGGTACTCCTCAAAGCGGCTCCAGTGGCCGATCTCCTGGGCATCGGCCAGGGCCAGGGGCTCGAGGGGGTAGTGCTGTTGCAGCAAGGCCAGCTCCTCGGGGGTGGGGGTCTCCACATCCACCCATACCCCACTGGCCAAAAGACCGACGGGTGCCCCGTTGGAAAGCTGCTTGGCCCGGATCATTTTAGCTGGTGCTGGCCTCGAGCCAGGCCAGGTAGGCCGGGAGGCCGGCCTTTACCTCTAGGGCTAGAATCTCCGGCACCTGGTAGGGGTGGAGGGCCTGGAGGCGCCGCTCGAGCTCCGCATAGCGCTCCTGCCGGGTTTTAATCAGGAGCAGGTGCTCAGGGTTTTCCTCCACCCGGCCCTCCCAGCGGTACACCGAGGTAAGGCCCGGTAGCAGGTTGACGCAGGCCGCCAGCCCCTCGTGCACCAGGGTGCGGGCTATGGAAAGACCTATCTCGGCGTTGGGCACGGTGCAGAGAACCACCAGGTTC
Proteins encoded:
- a CDS encoding acyltransferase, which produces MPGSSQTTEPERFPWVEVFRGLAILEVLLHHLSGRFLRMLEVGSPEWWLLATLNRLLHFAVPAFLFLTTVVLGAALIRGFRPLRYAQNRLLRVVWPYLLWSGVYLLWRYHEFPQWFDPSRIPHQLLWGKAYFHLYFLLLAIQLTLLLPLLLPLLRLRPPLFLVLLLGGLLTVGVYFFNREVYRFPYPASVILWYLPAIALGVGLAGHLDRLEQIVRKRAWALGAVALGLVFYLPNALEARLGLPVNTMAYQFGHWLYTTGMAFLLLVLAVRLSQSRLAPVLRGLGRYSLQIYLLHPLVMRVLERMPDFPEPLGFAPAFAIYALMALGLPLLLAWLVRWAQISRWVFGR
- a CDS encoding S9 family peptidase encodes the protein MLVLLGLLGCEREERLELRAVAAGPVLVYQGWLLRDVHIFVELCRPEGPGPFPTVLLLHGGQWGPTESLRQLCRAWAGAGYLVALPHLRGQGQSQGRVTLCAEEAADLPPLFRLLQAHKAGPKAALVGFSMGACVALRAAQKAPWVAGVVHGLGPTDLAEQLELLRAAGRLEAVARREALIGGSPQSCPRCYAERDPLRFAWNLEAPLLILQAGNDPLVPVAQGCRLAAERERMGRRVYRVALTQEGEPWTKPLAGRRACAGPLTGFGPFEQDHLVLYPDLGHKTTPAMLRLVEQVLAAWLR
- a CDS encoding sodium:calcium antiporter, yielding MLLPFLAFAGSLGLLLLSARLLTASARRIGRAVGLSPFMVGVVIVGVGTSLPELITGLLSVREGVSEVLSGNVLGANVSNLLLVLGVSAVFSRVRPVHLNGGYIAIDLHFLVGSAFALWVVTQDGQVGRGEGMVLLALYAVYLFYLLREGKQHEEAGRLPLALREFVLLLLAALGTYLGAEGTLANLQALAAGFGVPNAVVAVTLLALGTTLPELVVGFMAARQGQAALAVGNILGSCVFNALMVMGAGAVYGGVAVPPELAGFALPFALGAAFLFYLLVQDQRISSWEGGLFLLLYALFVLKVSGLA
- a CDS encoding CTP synthase: MKYIFVTGGVVSSLGKGILTSSLGAILRGRGYRVTAIKIDPYVNVDAGTMRPYEHGEVFVTGDGAETDLDIGHYERFLDVDLSRANNLTTGQVYLSVIQKERRGEYLSQTVQVIPHITDEIKERIRRTALEQNAEIVVVEVGGTVGDIESLPFLEAIRQFQFDEADQDLMYIHLTLVPYFPGSDEFKTKPTQHSVSTLRGVGIQPDVLVLRSEKRVPEEVRKKVALFTNVHAEAVFSSPTVEYLYEVPLVLEEQGLGRVVEKRLGLTPIPPNLSFWQQAVRKLKQPAHEVTVGFVGKYVKMPDAYLSILEAFRHAGIAHDARVNVRWVNAEEITDLERAAELLEGVDGILVGPGFGIRGIEGKILAARYAREQRIPYFGICLGLQIAVIEYARNVLGLEGAHSTEFDPYTPHPVIDLMPEQLEAPGLGGTMRLGNWPMRIYPGTLLHRLYGKELVQERHRHRYEVNPAYVERLVAGGLVVSAVTPGVAGRGEGLVEAIELPGHPFFIGLQSHPELKSRPMRASPPFSGFIAAALERKAQALFHSKTA
- a CDS encoding helix-turn-helix domain-containing protein, with translation MQSGVLDTLTFDPGEIILYPGQPSPKDALYRVREGLVRLQSVDDEGNALTLRFVRPGEYFGEEVLSGTERAYFAEAVTETKVDALAPGQLAPQELNSLLQGLVKALGQTYQTIQRISGQRLKNRIAAALLELSRTPVAFVEKNGRVGVRATHDEIASAVGSVRETVTKVIGELSREGYIRSGYGKLVLENIKGLEQLSKEAA
- a CDS encoding magnesium transporter CorA family protein; translation: MIRAKQLSNGAPVGLLASGVWVDVETPTPEELALLQQHYPLEPLALADAQEIGHWSRFEEYPAHLFLILRTLETPQNSKSRTERVSYFYFPEAQVLLTYRNEPVTYLEEIWQNFRGGTALRLWQRLLDQGVQTFFAYTDALTDRVEDLEELGLDGQENPEVPRRIFAARREVLRVRRLASQAREALLHLERLPLLGSEAYLFRDLTDRMGRVYEGLDAARDELSNVLEVHLSAQGNRLNRVVQALTVISVLFLPMTLWAGIYGTNFEAFSEYQWPYGRLYFWGGLVLIGGSLALWMKRRGWW
- the cutA gene encoding divalent-cation tolerance protein CutA, translated to MNLVVLCTVPNAEIGLSIARTLVHEGLAACVNLLPGLTSVYRWEGRVEENPEHLLLIKTRQERYAELERRLQALHPYQVPEILALEVKAGLPAYLAWLEASTS